A segment of the Lycium ferocissimum isolate CSIRO_LF1 chromosome 5, AGI_CSIRO_Lferr_CH_V1, whole genome shotgun sequence genome:
CATTTTAAGGCCATTGATTCTACCTTGCATATTACTTGCCCCATCATAACATTGTCCACGTACATAAGAAAGACTCAAGGAATGTTGAGCAAGTAAATTAACAATTGCTTCTTTTAGAGATGATGCACAAGTATCTTGAACATGAATAATGTCAATAAGTCACTCCATCACAAATCCCATTCTATCAACATATCGTAAAACAACGGCCTTTTGCTCCTTGCGCGACACATCAAAAGATTCATCACCAACAAGGCAAAGTAATCACCATTTAATTCTTCTATGATAGCCTTAATTGTTTCAATTTTGCATGCAGTCACAATTTCTTTTTGAATCATTGGAGAAGTCATCAGATCATTTTGTGGAGCATGTTTCAATACAAAATCTTTAATGTTATCACACCTTTCAGAATACCATgaaagaatttcaagaaaattaccTCTGCTAAGTGATGATTTAGATTCATCATGACCCCGAAATGCCAATCCTTGATTCAAAAGAAGCCTTACAACATCAACTGAAGCAGTTAAGCGGAGCCGATACTCATGCTTAAATTGAGAATCTTGCCTCACAAGTGTAGATTGAATAGATTGTTCTTGTCGCACTAGATCTTCACAATTCTTTCTTGCCTGATTATGAATGCTATTTCTGCCACCAACATGTTTTTTAAGACTCTTCTTTTTTTGCCAACTCCTAAACCCTATGGTCGAAAATACATCACCCCCTCCTTGATGAATATTATCGTCTGCAAATAGATAGCAATTCAAACAAAATACTGCATCTTTACTTTCACTATACTCCAACCAATTAGAATATTCACTAAACCACTAAGGATTAAAACGACGCATGTATCTAGAAACTTTTGTTTTAGGATACGCTTTAAGCCGAGGTTGACAAGGACCTCTCCTAAGGTATTCTCTTCGAATGACATCACGATGATTTGGATGAAAGTCCAAGATTTGAGTTATTTCACCCGGATCATGCTTTAAagaattcaaatcaaattcttgAGAAGAAAGCAATGGTACTTCTGAGTGGTTGACATTTTCTTCTGGATTAGGTTGATCATGAGAGTCCAAACTTGATTTTGGAACTTTGGTAAAATAATTCTTCACTGACTTTTGAGACtgaattataataaaaaaaaaaatagttagaaTTAAAGGCACAATGTCAATCTTAAAAGCCAATGAAATAAAGCCTATTTAAGGACATCTAACTGTGAGAATAAAAACTCAATCTTGTATATAGcaatacaacaaaaaataatcaGTAACCTTAAGCATATCCCATTTCAAATGCCTACAGATGATCCTATATTATGAAAAAACTCTACCAAATGTCTCAATAAGCAAGAAAACAACTTAACCACAATCCAGCACACATAAAAGGGAATTgattactaaataaaaatctaCACTTCGATTCTTTTATCAGCTAAAAATAAATATCTGGAAGACCAATTTTgcaaacaaacaacatttaagaATTAAAACAATCAAGGCTTGGGGTTCATGGATGGAAAATGGGTCAGCGACCCATTTCACAAAATGGGTTGATTAACAACTAACAAGAAACAATAATGGGTATGTTGTGATTTTGAGtatggtgaaaaaaaaaagagaaaaaaaaaaagaaaaaccttgGAACTGGAAGCCATGGGCGAAGGCCCAAGAAGATGATAGAGTAGGCGCAGGGGTGGAGAAGATAAACAGGAAAGGACCTTTGAAGTTTGAACAATAAAGGCAGCCAGCAGCAGCACAATTGAGTTGACAAAGAACAATGTCAACACGTTTTGAAATTAGGGATTCTTTTATCCTAGATGGCTCAcgtttttatttaataataataataataataataataaatagagTCCAGCACGACGTCGTttctgttaattttttttttttttttaaagggactggatgaaaaaagttaaaaaggtGTCGTTGCCGAGAATCGAACTCGCAACCGCGGGCTCAATCATAGGCGCCTCATCCACTGACCTGAAATCTCCATTATGTTAAGGGGatgcaaaaataatatttatacatgaataaaaaaattcaccgtatatatatagtgcaaTTTTCCAATGAAGGGGGTTCGATTGACACCCCTTGCACCCCTGTAGTTCCGCCCCTGAAGCCCATAACTAATATTTAATTACCAATAAATCTCGTCCGTTAGATCGGTTACTTGATGGGGTTACTTGATGGACGTACCGGATTAAGTGACAACTCCTATAAATTGGTCCTCCTTCCACCCATTAGGGTTACCACATATTCTCTATACCTTTTCCATCGCTGACGGTTGTGGTGACGTAAGGCTAGGGCAAGGAGGTAGAAACCAATTTCTAACTAACACTTCCGCTCTTCTCTGCGATAATATCTTCCGCATCAGGTATGTTTTCTGTAACGTCTCTCTGTAAGATTATCATGTTCAAGATCCTGGTATGCATTAAGTTAATCTTACATATCAGAAGGGAAAAACGTATGAAGTAGAGAagatatattttgttttttgtgtCTCTCACCAAATCTCACCAAAGGTAGACCTCCAAAATATATAGGTACGAAAAGTGACTGTTCAGAAAAAAGGAATAAATCAACCCAATGGTTATGACCATAATGACTGAATAATGGCTCACTTAATTGTATAGGTTATAAATCTGAATAACGGGTCACTTAATTCCATAGGTTAcaaatctgaataataataatatggaAAGAATCTGGTCATATTAATCTAAGGATATATTTGAACAATTTTTGGGAGCCCAAAagagcaaaaaataaatttcacaaAACCATATGTGAATTGGGCCTCACGTATACcccgcggggggggggggggaggcaAATCGACTTGTTTTGCCTACGAAGCCCAATTCTCATGTGCACGAGGCCTCTCGCTTATTCTAGCCCATTTACTATCCCAATAAAGTTCTTCTCAATATAAAGTGGAAGGAAAGACTTTCCACCACCTATGAGGGACATTTGCATTTCATAGAGAATAAAAGAGAAGTAAGAAAAAAACCCACAAGGAGACTTTAGCTTTGCATTACCAATAAAGACATGACTAAGTAATACATAACTCTCACAATCTCCCactaatgcaaataaaaaataagaataattttTGGACAAAAGAATGAACATGTACTTAAGTGTCAATATCTTTCGATTTGAATTAATACGTAGTGAAATGAGGCAACAACAAACATCGAAAAAGTGAAGTACTCTTGAACTAAATGGACATGAGTTGAGACCCCCAAAACACATGTTATATCCTTAACTTTATGCAAACTCCATGATACTCACAAAAGTGCTTTTATAGTCATGCACACACCTTGGGTTTAATCAGTGCTTTAGAAAGATGGCCTAAGCCTTTCATAAAAGGCAACCATACCTTtacactcacataggtgatttCATCAAGTCTATCTCAACATAGACCACCTTAAGGCTATGGGATCATTAAGAGCAAATAAGCTTAACCTTATAAACACTACTACACACCATAGGGGTAGGAAATTTAGTGTATATTGATGGCCTATATGGCTTTGTTTGAGCACAAATGAGTATCCACCATATTACTCCAATCCATAGGCTTTAGGCCCATCCCCCTCTACGTTTCaatgatcatcttccttgctaAACCCTTGGTTAGAGGATCCGCCAAATTTCTTTTGGACATTACATATTCCAAGGAGATAACACCATGTTTCAACAGTTGTTTAACTGCACCATGTCTGATGCGAATATGCCTCTTTTTTCCATTGTACACCTTTGTTCTTAGCAATCCCAATTACCGCCTGTGAGTCACAATGTAAAGAGACTAGTGAAGCTTGTCTTCCCCACAACGGCACATCTGTCAAAAGGTTTGTTAACCACTCAGCTTCTTGCCCTGCCAACTCAATAGCAATAAACTCAAATTCCATAGTTGAACGTGCTATACAAGCCTGTTTGGAAGACTTTCATGAAATAGCACATGCACCCAAAGTAAACACATAGCCACCGTGGAGCTAACTTCATCATTGTCGATTACCCAAACTTTGCATCACAAAAACCTTCTAAAACAACAGGAAATTTATTAAAGTGCAAACATCAATCCATAGTACCTCTCAAATACCTTAACAAACGACGAAGAGCAGTCCAATGTTCACTACTGGGACTAGGGCTGGGTATATTTCGGTTCAAACCGAAAAAATCGACCGAACCAAACTTTTTTTAACTTCGGTTTATTCGGTCCTGTTCGGTTTAATTTATGGAATTTCTAcaattcggttcggttttcaGTTTACGCAAATTCTAATTCAATTAAATCAAACAACCGAATTTTAGCAagccatatttttcatgaaacatTACATATATCCATAATATATTGGGCTCACTTCacatattacatatatacataatatatgaagaatgaggcTAACAGAGAGTAGAAAAGGGAATTCTTGGAGGTTGGTTGCTTTctctgggttgttgttgtttgttgctTTCTTTGTTTGGCCTATGATTTCTTTGACCCTATCAGATGTACTAGTAGTCTAGTACTGCTTCCTGTTTCCTATGAGCTTAGCAGACATCGCTTTAGTTTTAGCTTATGCTTGTTAAAAATTGCTAGAAATTGTCCAAACTCCTACTTGTGGCGGTGGGAAAGTTTCCATATCTAAACCGAAGAAACTGAACTGAATAAACTGAACCAAAATTGCAAAAACCGAACTGAATCGAAGTTATTTCAGTTCGGTTTCGGTTCCCAtttcttaaaaattgaaaatcgaaaaaccgaaccgaatttGTGAAACCGAACTGAACCGACCGAACGCCCAGCCCTAACTGGGACTATGAGTATATCTACTCAATCTACTAATTGCATAAGCAATATCAGGCCGATTATAGTTCATGAGAAACATTACACTCCCAATTATTTTAGCATATTTAGTTTGAGAAACACTAGATTCTTTATTCTTTCTCAAGTGTATGCTAGGATCATAAGGAGTTCTTACTGGAGCAACATCAAAACAATcaaactttttcaacattttctcAATGTAATGAGACTGACACAAAGAAAAGCCATTAACAgttcttttgtttttaattcCTAAAATCACATCTGCTTCTCCAAGGTCTTTCAGTTTAAACTTAGAAGACAAAAAGTTCTTAGTCTCAACAACATTCACATTAGGGCCAAATATTAACATGTCATCCACATATAGACATATAATCACACAATCAGATTCTATCATTTTAGAATAAACACAGGTATCAGAAGCATtaacaaaaaaatcatcatcCACTAATGTACCATTAAACTTTTCATACCACTTGTTAGGTGCCTGCTTTAGGCCATACAAGGACTTTCTTAATTTGCATACTTTACCTTCTTGTCCTGGGACCATAAAACCTTCAGGTTGAGTCATATAGATCTCTTCCTCTAAATCACCATTTAGAAAAGTCGTTTTAACATCCATTTGGTGTACCACTAAACTATGAATAACGGCTAAGGCAATAAGAGTTCTAGTGGTCGTTATTTTAGTCACAGGAGAATAAGTATCAAAGTAATCAACACCTTACTTTTTGTTAATGCCCCTAGTTACAAGTCTagccttatatttatcaattgTACCATCAGttctcaatttctttttaaatatccACTTGCTACTTATGGGTCTAGAACTTTAGGCAAATCATGCAATTCCCAAGTGTGATTAGAAACTATAGAGTCTAATTCACTTTTAATGGCCTCTTTCCCAAAACATAGCATCTATTGACCTCATTGCTTCATCATAAGTCTTAGGGTCTTCTTCCATTAAGTAGATAGATActaattcatcatttaaaacatcAATATCACAATTCTCAGTCAAGAAAGCAGTAATAAAATCAGGACTAAAACTAGTCTTAATTCTACGTCTTTTACTTCTTCTAAGCTCA
Coding sequences within it:
- the LOC132056726 gene encoding uncharacterized protein LOC132056726, with protein sequence MASSSKSQKSVKNYFTKVPKSSLDSHDQPNPEENVNHSEVPLLSSQEFDLNSLKHDPGEITQILDFHPNHRDVIRREYLRRGPCQPRLKAYPKTKVSRYMRRFNP